The following are encoded together in the Micromonospora lupini genome:
- a CDS encoding MFS transporter — protein MGTRDTIRTAVRDVVPPAGLTRALAVQAMIYAVGSGLFHAGSAVFFTRALGLSAAQVGLGLSIAAGVSLLGTVPLGGLTDRYGPQRVWVVGLVLNAALFATYPFVGGFAGFLAVVVALAGVDSAVGVARQVYSINALPPAERVTAMAYQRSSLNVGFGLGAVISGVVLAVDTITAYRGMVWFIATVFLVTALFVRRLPRLPQVARRAEPMSRLAALRDRPFMAVSLLSGLLTAHQVLYLTVLPLWILTHTDAPKTVIAALVLLNTILIVLLQVRVSRGTDTAAGAARASRRGGLLVAVACLVLPISGMTRGPLTVVVLVAAALLLILAELIESAGTWGLTATLPPAGERGAYVGALGLGVQLQYLIAPAGLTALGVTTGGWGWLPTAAIFVLVAVAIVPAVAWAQRTPRLGAEAPEPDMTPVP, from the coding sequence ATGGGGACCAGAGACACCATCCGTACCGCCGTTCGAGACGTCGTACCGCCTGCCGGGTTGACCCGCGCCCTGGCCGTGCAGGCAATGATCTACGCCGTTGGCAGCGGGCTGTTCCACGCCGGCAGCGCCGTCTTCTTCACCCGGGCGCTCGGGCTCAGCGCCGCCCAGGTCGGGTTGGGGCTGTCCATCGCGGCGGGGGTGTCGCTGCTGGGCACGGTGCCGCTGGGCGGGCTGACCGACAGGTACGGCCCGCAGCGGGTCTGGGTGGTCGGGCTGGTGCTGAACGCGGCGCTGTTCGCGACGTACCCCTTCGTGGGCGGCTTCGCCGGCTTCCTCGCCGTGGTGGTGGCGCTGGCCGGCGTGGACTCCGCCGTCGGCGTGGCCCGGCAGGTCTACTCGATCAACGCGCTCCCGCCGGCCGAACGGGTCACCGCGATGGCGTACCAGCGCTCGTCGCTGAACGTCGGCTTCGGACTCGGCGCAGTGATCAGTGGCGTGGTGCTGGCGGTGGACACGATCACCGCGTACCGGGGAATGGTCTGGTTCATCGCGACGGTCTTTCTCGTGACCGCCCTCTTCGTGCGGCGACTGCCCCGGCTGCCGCAGGTGGCCCGACGAGCGGAGCCGATGAGCCGGCTCGCCGCGCTGCGGGACCGCCCGTTCATGGCGGTGTCCCTGCTGTCCGGGCTGCTCACCGCGCACCAGGTGCTCTACCTGACGGTCCTGCCGCTGTGGATCCTCACCCACACCGACGCCCCGAAGACGGTGATCGCCGCTCTGGTGCTGCTCAACACGATCCTGATCGTGCTGCTCCAGGTACGCGTCAGCCGGGGCACGGACACCGCGGCGGGCGCGGCACGGGCCTCCCGCCGGGGTGGGCTGCTGGTCGCCGTGGCCTGCCTGGTTCTGCCGATCTCCGGGATGACCCGGGGTCCGCTCACCGTCGTGGTGCTGGTGGCAGCCGCGTTGCTGCTGATCCTGGCCGAGCTGATCGAGTCGGCGGGCACCTGGGGGCTCACCGCCACCCTGCCGCCGGCCGGCGAGCGCGGCGCGTACGTGGGGGCGCTCGGGCTCGGCGTGCAGCTCCAGTACCTGATCGCCCCGGCCGGGCTGACCGCGCTCGGGGTGACCACCGGCGGGTGGGGCTGGTTACCGACGGCAGCGATCTTCGTGCTGGTAGCGGTGGCGATCGTGCCCGCGGTGGCCTGGGCGCAACGGACGCCGAGGCTGGGTGCCGAGGCCCCGGAGCCGGACATGACACCGGTCCCATAG
- the leuA gene encoding 2-isopropylmalate synthase → MAQPVTDAETDPIARQRPSRMPYSRYQPYREQFRVDLPDRTWPTRTVDAAPRWCAVDLRDGNQALIDPMSPERKRRMFQLLVQMGYKEIEVGFPSASQTDFDFVRQLIEDDMIPDDVTIQVLTQCREHLIDRTFESLRGAKRAIVHFYNSTSTLQRRVVFGLDRDGIADIATTGARLCQKYAEIHTPDTEIFYEYSPESYTGTELEYALEVCSRVIDVIDPTPDRPLIINLPATVEMATPNVYADSIEWMHRHLPRRDSVILSLHPHNDRGTGVAAAELGLLAGADRIEGCLFGNGERTGNVDLVTLGLNLFSQGIDPMIDFSNIDEIRRAVEYCNQLPVHERHPYAGDLVYTAFSGSHQDAIKKGFDALAADAKAAGVPMDEHTWAVPYLPIDPKDLGRTYEAVIRVNSQSGKGGVAYIMKSEHQLDLPRRLQIEFSGVVQQVTDHDGGEVDPRAMWEIFATHYLLDHQPNPAVRFGGYTIGTSDGKVEIEAQVGVGGEQRSLAAVGNGPIDAYVNALQSVGVAVRVLDYHEHALSSGGDAQAAAYVECEVDGRTVWGVGTDANIVTASIKAVTSAVNRARG, encoded by the coding sequence ATGGCTCAACCTGTCACCGACGCCGAGACCGATCCGATCGCCAGGCAGCGCCCCAGCCGGATGCCGTACAGCCGCTACCAGCCGTACCGGGAGCAGTTCCGGGTCGACCTGCCGGACCGCACCTGGCCCACCCGCACCGTCGACGCCGCGCCGCGCTGGTGCGCCGTGGACCTGCGCGACGGCAACCAGGCGCTTATCGACCCGATGTCGCCCGAGCGCAAGCGGCGGATGTTCCAGCTGCTCGTGCAGATGGGCTACAAGGAGATCGAGGTCGGGTTCCCGTCGGCCAGCCAGACCGACTTCGACTTCGTCCGGCAGCTCATCGAAGACGACATGATCCCGGACGACGTCACCATCCAGGTGCTCACCCAGTGCCGGGAGCACCTGATCGACAGGACGTTCGAGTCGCTGCGCGGCGCGAAGCGGGCCATCGTGCACTTCTACAACTCGACCTCCACCCTCCAGCGGCGGGTGGTCTTCGGCCTGGACCGCGACGGCATCGCCGACATCGCCACCACCGGCGCGCGGCTCTGCCAGAAGTACGCGGAGATCCACACCCCGGACACGGAGATCTTCTACGAGTACTCGCCGGAGTCGTACACGGGCACCGAGCTGGAGTACGCCCTGGAGGTCTGCTCCCGGGTGATCGACGTGATCGACCCGACGCCGGACCGGCCGCTGATCATCAACCTGCCGGCCACGGTCGAGATGGCCACCCCGAACGTGTACGCCGACTCGATCGAGTGGATGCACAGGCACCTGCCGCGCCGCGACAGCGTGATCCTGAGCCTGCACCCGCACAACGACCGGGGCACCGGCGTGGCCGCCGCCGAGCTGGGCCTGCTGGCCGGCGCGGACCGGATCGAGGGCTGCCTGTTCGGCAACGGCGAGCGCACCGGCAACGTCGACCTGGTGACGCTGGGCCTCAACCTCTTCTCCCAGGGCATCGACCCGATGATCGACTTCTCGAACATCGACGAGATCCGGCGAGCCGTCGAATACTGCAACCAACTGCCTGTGCACGAGCGCCACCCGTACGCGGGCGACCTGGTCTACACCGCCTTCTCCGGCTCCCACCAGGACGCCATCAAGAAGGGCTTCGACGCCCTCGCCGCCGACGCGAAGGCCGCCGGCGTGCCGATGGACGAACACACCTGGGCGGTTCCGTACCTGCCGATCGACCCGAAGGACCTGGGCCGCACCTACGAGGCGGTCATCCGGGTCAACTCGCAGTCCGGCAAGGGCGGCGTCGCGTACATCATGAAGAGCGAGCACCAACTGGACCTGCCCCGCCGGCTCCAGATCGAGTTCTCCGGCGTCGTGCAGCAGGTCACCGACCACGACGGCGGAGAGGTCGACCCGCGCGCCATGTGGGAGATCTTCGCGACGCACTACCTGCTCGACCACCAGCCGAACCCGGCCGTCCGGTTCGGCGGCTACACGATCGGCACCAGCGACGGCAAGGTCGAGATCGAGGCACAGGTCGGCGTGGGCGGTGAGCAGCGCTCGCTCGCCGCGGTCGGCAACGGCCCGATCGACGCGTACGTCAACGCGCTCCAGTCGGTAGGGGTGGCCGTCCGGGTGCTCGACTACCACGAGCACGCGCTGTCCTCCGGTGGGGACGCGCAGGCCGCCGCCTATGTGGAGTGCGAGGTGGACGGTCGGACGGTCTGGGGTGTCGGCACCGACGCCAACATCGTCACCGCGTCGATCAAGGCGGTCACCAGCGCCGTCAACCGCGCCCGCGGCTGA
- a CDS encoding MFS transporter codes for MTTAVPSPALRMGTAAGRGTLLAAVLASGMVFLDSTVVNVALPKLGQDLGADVADLQWTVNGYLLMLAAFVLLGGALGDRFGRRRIFLIGVVWFTLASVLCGLSQGTGWLIGARFLQGAGGALLTPGSLSVLQASFHPDDRGKAIGAWAGLSGVSTALGPFLGGWLIDALSWRWIFFLNVPIAVLVVLATVRWVPESRDENASRTQGPGRTRRRFDVAGALLGALALAGVTYALIDAPARGFASASVLIAALVGLLAAVAFVLVERRRGDTAMLPTGLFGSRLFSVLNIFTVVVYAALNGFTFFFAVYLQNVVEWSAFRTGIALLPMTVLLLVGSARAGALSARIGPRLPLAVGPVVAAAGLLLLRGVGPGASYLTDVLPGVLLFGLGLTLVVAPLTASVLAAVEDRFSGVASGFNNAASRAGGLLAVAALPLLVGLSGGGYEQKTELTDAFRGALAWCAGLLLAGAVLALVLVHRPPRAAPPSQPCHSMPAATPPARRG; via the coding sequence ATGACCACAGCCGTACCGTCGCCCGCTCTTAGAATGGGCACCGCCGCCGGCCGGGGGACGCTGCTCGCCGCGGTGCTCGCCTCCGGCATGGTCTTCCTCGACAGCACAGTCGTCAACGTGGCGCTGCCGAAACTCGGCCAGGATCTCGGGGCCGACGTCGCCGATCTGCAGTGGACCGTGAACGGCTACCTGCTGATGCTGGCGGCGTTCGTGCTGCTCGGCGGTGCGCTCGGGGACCGCTTCGGCCGACGACGGATCTTCCTGATCGGGGTGGTGTGGTTCACCCTGGCGTCGGTGCTGTGCGGGTTGTCCCAGGGCACCGGTTGGCTGATCGGGGCCCGGTTCCTCCAGGGCGCCGGCGGCGCGCTGCTCACCCCGGGCTCCCTGTCGGTGCTCCAGGCCAGCTTCCACCCGGACGACCGGGGGAAGGCCATCGGCGCCTGGGCCGGGCTGTCCGGTGTGTCCACCGCGCTGGGCCCGTTCCTCGGTGGCTGGCTGATCGACGCGCTGTCGTGGCGGTGGATCTTCTTCCTGAACGTGCCGATCGCCGTGCTCGTGGTGCTTGCCACCGTCCGCTGGGTGCCGGAGAGCCGGGACGAGAACGCCTCCCGGACGCAGGGGCCGGGCCGGACGCGACGCCGGTTCGACGTCGCCGGGGCGCTGCTCGGCGCGCTCGCGCTCGCCGGTGTCACGTACGCCCTGATCGATGCGCCCGCGCGGGGGTTCGCCTCGGCGTCGGTGCTGATCGCCGCACTGGTCGGGTTGCTGGCCGCGGTGGCCTTCGTGCTCGTGGAACGGCGGCGCGGCGACACGGCGATGCTGCCCACCGGGCTGTTCGGCAGCCGGCTCTTCTCAGTCCTGAACATCTTCACGGTCGTGGTCTACGCGGCGCTCAACGGGTTCACGTTCTTCTTCGCCGTCTACCTGCAGAACGTGGTCGAGTGGTCGGCCTTCCGCACCGGGATCGCGCTGCTGCCGATGACTGTGCTGCTGCTCGTCGGGTCGGCGCGGGCGGGCGCGCTGTCGGCGCGGATCGGACCCCGGCTGCCGCTGGCCGTCGGGCCGGTGGTGGCCGCGGCCGGTCTGCTGCTGCTGCGCGGCGTCGGCCCGGGAGCGTCGTACTTGACCGACGTGCTGCCCGGGGTGCTGCTCTTCGGCCTCGGTCTGACCCTGGTGGTGGCGCCGCTCACCGCGTCGGTGCTCGCGGCCGTCGAGGACCGGTTCTCCGGGGTGGCAAGCGGCTTCAACAACGCCGCGTCCCGCGCGGGCGGTCTGCTCGCGGTGGCCGCGCTGCCGCTGCTCGTCGGTCTCTCCGGCGGCGGGTACGAGCAGAAGACCGAGCTGACCGACGCGTTCCGGGGAGCGCTTGCCTGGTGCGCGGGACTGCTGCTGGCCGGCGCGGTGCTGGCCCTCGTGCTGGTGCACCGGCCGCCCCGGGCGGCCCCGCCGTCGCAGCCCTGTCACTCGATGCCGGCCGCCACACCCCCGGCCCGCCGGGGCTGA
- a CDS encoding HNH endonuclease family protein, whose product MRTRSGPRAAVTALVAALALGVAGCVPPDETGAPPPPTDGGNAAQQLGQLTVANAASMKGYSRDRFPHWRNTGKNCDVRDSILQRDGKDVKLSGCNVVGGRWESAYDGRSATDPSDVDIDHMVPLANAWRSGADEWDDAKRGDFANDTTRPQLLAVSASSNRAKGDQDPSQWKPANRSYWCQYAKDWVTVKHHWRLTVTSAEKAALTDMLEGCR is encoded by the coding sequence GTGCGTACCAGATCAGGACCGCGCGCGGCGGTGACCGCGCTCGTCGCGGCGCTGGCGCTCGGCGTAGCCGGTTGCGTCCCTCCGGACGAGACGGGAGCGCCGCCCCCACCGACTGACGGCGGCAACGCGGCACAGCAGCTGGGCCAGCTGACAGTCGCCAACGCCGCCTCGATGAAGGGCTACAGCCGGGACCGCTTCCCGCACTGGCGGAACACCGGGAAGAACTGCGACGTGCGGGACAGCATCCTGCAACGCGACGGCAAGGACGTGAAGCTGTCCGGCTGCAACGTCGTCGGCGGTCGCTGGGAGAGCGCGTACGACGGCCGCAGCGCCACCGACCCCTCCGACGTGGACATCGACCACATGGTGCCGTTGGCCAACGCGTGGCGCTCGGGCGCCGACGAGTGGGACGACGCGAAGCGCGGCGACTTCGCCAACGACACGACCCGGCCGCAGCTCCTCGCGGTTTCCGCGTCCTCCAATCGGGCAAAGGGTGACCAGGACCCGTCCCAGTGGAAACCGGCGAACCGGTCGTACTGGTGCCAGTACGCCAAAGACTGGGTGACGGTCAAGCACCACTGGCGGCTGACGGTGACAAGTGCCGAGAAGGCCGCCCTGACCGACATGCTGGAGGGCTGTAGATGA
- a CDS encoding ABC transporter ATP-binding protein yields the protein MTEQTGPLVELRDLKVHFPIKSGLLFDRTVGYVYAVDGVSLSIRKGETYGLVGESGCGKSTLGRGLLRLVEPTEGEIVFDGTDVRSLKGEAMRHARRRMQMIFQDPLSSLDPRQSVESLLVEGLKAHGLAGDKAETNRRLRETLEAVGLPASALSKYPHEFSGGQRQRIGIARALVLNPDLIVADEPVSALDVSIQAQVLNLLEDLQNERGLTYLIIAHDLAVVRHIADTVGVMYLGGLVEEASSDDLYREPMHPYTRALMSAVPVPDPVVEDRRERILLAGDLPSPTNPPSGCRFHTRCPWAQPTRCAEERPALRDVVDGHRVACHFAEDIAAGRIRPHEVEVELVRPAEGTGPLDPPGELIPTP from the coding sequence ATGACCGAACAGACCGGACCCCTTGTCGAACTGCGCGACCTCAAGGTCCACTTCCCGATCAAGAGCGGCCTGCTCTTCGACCGGACCGTCGGGTACGTCTACGCGGTGGACGGCGTGTCGCTGAGCATCCGCAAGGGCGAGACGTACGGCCTGGTCGGCGAGTCGGGCTGCGGCAAGTCGACGCTGGGCCGCGGCCTGCTCCGGCTCGTCGAGCCCACCGAGGGCGAGATCGTCTTCGACGGCACCGACGTCCGCTCGCTCAAGGGCGAGGCGATGCGGCACGCCCGCCGCCGCATGCAGATGATCTTCCAGGATCCGCTCTCCAGCCTCGACCCTCGTCAGTCGGTGGAGTCGCTGCTCGTGGAGGGCCTGAAGGCCCACGGGCTGGCCGGCGACAAGGCCGAGACGAACCGGCGGCTGCGCGAGACGCTGGAGGCGGTGGGCCTGCCCGCGTCGGCCCTCAGCAAGTACCCGCACGAGTTCTCCGGTGGTCAGCGCCAGCGGATCGGCATCGCCCGGGCCCTGGTGCTCAACCCGGACCTGATCGTCGCCGACGAGCCGGTCTCCGCACTCGACGTGTCGATCCAGGCGCAGGTGCTCAACCTGCTCGAGGACCTGCAGAACGAGCGGGGCCTGACGTACCTGATCATCGCGCACGACCTGGCGGTGGTCCGGCACATCGCCGACACGGTGGGCGTCATGTACCTGGGTGGTCTGGTGGAGGAGGCGTCCAGCGACGACCTCTACCGCGAGCCGATGCACCCGTACACCCGGGCGCTGATGTCCGCGGTCCCGGTGCCCGACCCCGTCGTCGAGGACCGTCGGGAGCGCATCCTGCTCGCCGGCGACCTGCCCTCGCCCACCAACCCGCCGTCGGGCTGCCGGTTCCACACCCGGTGCCCGTGGGCGCAGCCGACCCGCTGCGCCGAGGAGCGGCCGGCGCTGCGCGACGTGGTCGACGGGCACCGGGTGGCCTGCCACTTCGCCGAGGACATCGCCGCCGGCCGGATCCGGCCGCACGAGGTCGAGGTGGAGCTGGTCCGCCCGGCCGAGGGCACCGGCCCGCTCGACCCGCCGGGCGAGTTGATCCCGACACCGTGA
- a CDS encoding ABC transporter ATP-binding protein, protein MSLLDVRDLSVVFQRRGERPFTAVDKVSFTVEPGQTVGLVGESGCGKSVTSLAIMGLLPKRGNKVSGEVLFDGTDLLKLRPDDMRDRRGREISMIFQDPLSSLNPVIPIGVQVAEVLERHQGRDRKQALREARDLLDAVGIPDPQRRLSEYPHQISGGMRQRALIAIALACKPRLLIADEPTTALDVTIQAQILTLLKQLVDDTGTALVMITHDLGVVAGLCDTVNVLYGGKVVERARRHELFAHARHPYTHGLLNSVPRLDSPRGERLHAIRGSVSDNIPWTEGCAFAPRCDNVVDACLEGPPPLEPTATGGDLRCNNPVSEEVAVR, encoded by the coding sequence ATGAGCCTGCTCGACGTCCGTGACCTGAGCGTCGTGTTCCAGCGGCGGGGCGAGCGGCCCTTCACCGCAGTCGACAAGGTCAGCTTCACCGTGGAGCCGGGGCAGACCGTCGGCCTGGTCGGCGAATCCGGCTGCGGCAAGAGCGTGACCAGCCTGGCTATCATGGGCCTGCTGCCCAAGCGGGGCAACAAGGTCAGTGGCGAGGTGCTCTTCGACGGCACCGACCTGCTGAAGCTGCGACCGGACGACATGCGCGACAGGCGTGGCCGCGAGATCAGCATGATCTTCCAGGACCCGCTGTCGTCGTTGAACCCGGTCATCCCGATCGGCGTCCAGGTGGCCGAGGTGCTGGAACGCCACCAGGGCCGGGACCGCAAGCAGGCGCTGCGGGAGGCGCGGGACCTGCTCGACGCCGTCGGGATTCCCGACCCGCAACGGCGGCTCAGCGAGTACCCGCACCAGATCTCCGGCGGGATGCGCCAGCGCGCGCTGATCGCCATCGCGCTGGCCTGCAAGCCTCGACTGCTGATCGCCGACGAGCCGACCACCGCGCTCGACGTGACCATCCAGGCGCAGATCCTCACCCTGCTCAAGCAGTTGGTCGACGACACCGGCACCGCACTCGTGATGATCACGCACGACCTGGGCGTGGTGGCCGGGCTCTGTGACACCGTCAACGTGCTCTACGGCGGCAAGGTCGTGGAGCGGGCCCGCCGGCACGAGCTGTTCGCGCACGCCCGGCACCCGTACACCCACGGGCTGCTCAACTCGGTGCCACGGCTGGACTCTCCGCGCGGTGAGCGGCTGCACGCCATCCGCGGGTCGGTCTCCGACAACATCCCGTGGACCGAGGGGTGCGCGTTCGCCCCGCGCTGCGACAACGTCGTGGACGCGTGCCTTGAGGGGCCGCCGCCGCTCGAACCCACCGCCACCGGCGGCGACCTGCGCTGCAACAACCCCGTTTCCGAGGAGGTGGCGGTCCGATGA
- a CDS encoding ABC transporter permease has product MSERSIGVLGDRKKARLEELARASASGRGGVSLVRDAVRRLRRNPVAIVGASIVGLFILVAIFAPLIAPHDPVQRFDELTKNLTVDSIPGSSSEFPFGSDPLGRDFLSRMIYGARQTLFVGVLATLIGLALGVLIGAVAGAFGGWVDVVLMRLTDVMLALPSLLLAITLVAMASRSSQWTVIFAVAIVNVPIFARLLRGSMLAQRESDHVLAARALGVKQRNIVLRHMLPNSLTAVIVQATLTFAVAILDAAALSFLGLGDPDINRAEWGLMLGVDGQRYFEVRPELAYFPALAIIVVALGFTLLGEAMREAIDPKNRR; this is encoded by the coding sequence ATGAGCGAGCGCAGCATAGGCGTGCTCGGCGACCGGAAGAAGGCACGGCTGGAGGAGCTGGCCCGCGCCAGCGCGTCCGGCCGCGGTGGCGTCAGCCTCGTCCGCGACGCCGTGCGCCGGCTGCGGCGCAACCCGGTCGCCATCGTCGGCGCCAGCATCGTCGGACTGTTCATCCTGGTGGCCATCTTCGCCCCGCTGATCGCCCCGCACGATCCGGTGCAGCGCTTCGACGAGCTGACGAAGAACCTCACAGTGGACAGCATCCCGGGCTCCAGCAGCGAATTCCCGTTCGGCTCCGACCCGCTCGGCCGGGACTTCCTGTCCCGGATGATCTACGGCGCCCGGCAGACGCTGTTCGTGGGTGTGCTCGCCACCCTCATCGGTCTGGCACTCGGCGTGCTGATCGGCGCGGTCGCCGGCGCGTTCGGCGGATGGGTAGACGTCGTCCTGATGCGACTCACCGACGTGATGCTTGCCCTGCCGAGCCTGCTGCTGGCGATCACCCTGGTCGCGATGGCCAGCCGGTCGAGCCAGTGGACTGTCATCTTCGCGGTGGCCATCGTCAACGTGCCGATCTTCGCCCGACTGCTGCGCGGCTCGATGCTGGCCCAGCGGGAGAGCGACCACGTGCTCGCCGCCCGCGCGCTCGGCGTCAAGCAGCGCAACATCGTGCTGCGGCACATGCTGCCCAACTCGCTGACCGCCGTCATCGTGCAGGCGACCCTGACCTTCGCGGTGGCCATCCTGGACGCCGCGGCGCTCTCCTTCCTGGGCCTCGGCGACCCGGACATCAACCGTGCCGAGTGGGGCCTGATGCTCGGCGTGGACGGTCAGCGCTACTTCGAGGTCCGTCCGGAGCTGGCGTACTTCCCGGCGCTCGCGATCATCGTGGTCGCGCTCGGCTTCACCCTGCTGGGTGAGGCGATGCGCGAGGCGATCGACCCGAAGAACCGGCGGTGA
- a CDS encoding ABC transporter permease, producing the protein MLRVIVRRLLQLVVTLMALSALIFIWLRNLPGGPVEALLGERATPERRALLTKALGYDQPILVQYGKFMQRVLTGDFGNSIRTGDPVTEVISRAFPATIELALVAMIIAVGLGVPLGYLAARWRGRWPDNLTIAGTLLGISIPIFFLGYLLKDVFTQNIHWFPPSGRLTTGLDNTHVTGFFVLDGLLTREFDASADALWHLILPAITLATIPLAVIVRITRASVLDVLNEDYVRTAEAKGLRHRTIRGRHILRNALLPVVTTIGLQTGALLSGAVLTEKVYNWGGIGTLITDSITGGRDYPVLQAIILLAALVFVVVNLLVDLSYAFIDPRVRVR; encoded by the coding sequence ATGTTGCGAGTCATAGTCCGCCGGCTGTTGCAGCTGGTGGTGACCCTGATGGCGCTGTCGGCGCTGATCTTCATCTGGCTGCGGAACCTGCCCGGTGGCCCCGTCGAGGCGCTGCTCGGCGAGCGGGCCACGCCCGAGCGCCGGGCCCTGCTGACCAAGGCGCTCGGCTACGACCAGCCGATCCTGGTGCAGTACGGCAAGTTCATGCAGCGCGTGCTGACCGGCGATTTCGGCAACTCGATACGGACCGGTGACCCGGTCACCGAGGTCATCAGCCGCGCCTTCCCGGCCACCATCGAGCTGGCCCTCGTCGCGATGATCATTGCCGTCGGCCTCGGGGTGCCACTCGGCTACCTCGCCGCCCGCTGGCGTGGACGTTGGCCGGACAACCTCACCATCGCCGGCACCCTGCTCGGCATCTCCATCCCGATCTTCTTCCTGGGCTACCTGCTCAAGGACGTCTTCACGCAGAACATCCACTGGTTCCCGCCGTCCGGGCGGCTCACCACGGGTCTGGACAACACCCACGTCACCGGCTTCTTCGTGCTCGACGGGCTGCTCACCAGGGAGTTCGACGCCAGTGCCGACGCGCTGTGGCACCTGATCCTGCCGGCGATCACGCTCGCCACCATCCCGCTGGCGGTGATCGTGCGGATCACCCGGGCCAGCGTGCTCGACGTCCTCAACGAGGACTACGTGCGGACCGCCGAGGCGAAGGGCCTGCGGCACCGCACCATCCGTGGCCGACACATCCTGCGCAACGCGCTGCTCCCGGTGGTCACCACCATCGGCCTGCAGACCGGCGCGCTCCTCTCCGGCGCGGTGCTCACCGAGAAGGTCTACAACTGGGGTGGCATCGGCACGCTGATCACCGACTCGATCACCGGCGGCCGGGACTACCCGGTGCTTCAGGCGATCATCCTGCTCGCCGCGTTGGTCTTCGTGGTGGTCAACCTGCTGGTCGACCTCTCCTACGCCTTCATCGACCCCAGGGTGCGTGTGCGATGA